From the genome of Bactrocera oleae isolate idBacOlea1 chromosome 2, idBacOlea1, whole genome shotgun sequence, one region includes:
- the LOC138855815 gene encoding uncharacterized protein has product MNQNANKQKQQITKTKNRREPGSTGKKPEGASCSHKRAAFGASSTNTKRTGAKLGPKDKASTSKGEEAKAGQQKVVAPEAARPKPCGQNTAEKQGEGVDAKGAAAGSASAREWPAFSMQEPSKAKYAERRRAAYLLRLVELKPPTKEELTQELQASIDCARAVIPNFKLEPPVKAAKRQRSAEEAKPSAKRPKTKGVTPAKSFAEVARNRIVIGVLDEGDPEGRIPRAQCKWVQAALTNVALEVLLSNPGPPPSCADAGWYQGHIKMIACDGERSVALYKAAIAKVGEVYPGAKLVAVDKKDIPSRPRAGVWIPATPSQPDQIMQLIRACNPSLPTEGWKYVKTFEDSVAESGVETKRATMQILLLLTKESIEPLAKSGGEINYGLTKVRITPYKSDADAADHLASGKELCEVEEDPMESSSDAESMEQGECSSSGSELAARLSSLYTEKELLSDSQEDADITIVYASSTN; this is encoded by the coding sequence ATGAACCAAaacgcaaataaacaaaaacaacaaataacgaaaacaaaaaatcggagaGAGCCCGGATCGACAGGAAAGAAGCCGGAGGGAGCgagttgctcccataaaagagcagcgtttggagcGAGCTCAACAAACACgaagaggacaggagcgaagcttggtcctaaAGACAAGGCAAGCACTAGTAAAGGGGAAGAAGCTAAAGCTGGCCAACAGAAAGTGGTAGCGCCGGAGGCAGCCAGACCCAAACCCTGCGGCCAAAACACGGCTGAGAAGCAGGGGGAGGGAGTAGatgccaaaggggctgctgcCGGAAGTGCATCTGCCAGGGAGTGGCCTGCATTTAGCATGCAGGAACCGTCAAAGGCAAAATATGCggagagacgacgcgccgcatacTTACTAAGGTTGGTAGAGCTAAAGCCGCCAACGAAAGAGGAGCTAACGCAGGAGCTCCAAGCATCGATTGACTGCGCGAGAGCAGTCATACCCAACTTCAAGTTGGAGCCGCCGGTAAAGGCAgccaagcgacagaggtcagctgaagaggcaaagccgtcagctaagagaccgaagACCAAGGGTGTTacgcccgcaaaatcatttgcagaagtggcccggaaccgaattgtcattggcgttctggatgagggagatcccgaaggaagaatccccagagcccaatgtaaatgggtgcaggctgcgctgacaaatgtggcgctggaagtgctattaagcaatccgggtccgccaccgtcatgcgcagatgccggctggtaccagggccatatcaaaatgattgcttgcgatggcgagagatcggtcgctctatacaaagctgctatagccaaggtgggagaggtataccccggggcaaaattggtagcagtggacaagaaggacataccatccagaccaagggcaGGGGTATGGAttccggctacaccatcacagccggaccaaattatgcagctcataagagcctgcaacccgagccTACCCACGGAAGGGTGGAAGTATGTCAAGACATTTGAGGAcagcgtagcagaatctggcgtggagaccaaaagggccacgatgcagattctgctgttattaacgaaagaatccatcgaaccgctggcgaaaagtggcggggagataaattacGGGCTCACGAAAGTAAGGATAACGCCttacaagtcggacgccgatgctgcagaccatctggcATCGGGGAAAGAGTtatgcgaagtagaggaagatcctatggagtcctcgagcgacgcggAAAGTAtggagcaaggtgagtgttcttcttccgggtctgagcttgcggCCAGACTCTCAAGCTTGTATACTGAgaaagagcttttaagcgactctcaggaagacgcagatataacaatagtttatgcgtcttctacaaattaa